In Candidatus Methylomirabilota bacterium, the DNA window TCGCGCGGGCAGTGGCCGAAGTACGAGGAGGTTGTTCGCGGCACGCGGATCGATGCCCTCTGGCAGGCCCTCGAGGCCGCGCCGCCCGGGCGCGTCCTCTTCCTCCGCTCGGCCGTCGCGCTCGACTATCGTCCGGAGTGGTGGCGGCCGCACAGCCACATCACGGGACTCACGCCGCTCTTCTCAGGACGTCCGATCCTAAACGGCACATTCACACATCCGTCGCCCATCGCGGCCCTTCTCTACACGGGTGGGGTGGCCTCCGGGCCCGTCACCACTCTCGTCGAGCAGCGCGACGGCGCGACGCTCTTCGGGCGCCGGCTCGATGCCCTGAGCCCGGCCGACTTTTCGCGGTGGGCGGAGCATCTCGGTGTCTCCGCCGTCGTGGCAACCGACGAGGACCAGGGGCGCGTGCCCTTCCTCGACTCCAACCCCGACTGGGCACCGCCGCGGGCGATCGGGCCCTTCCGCCTCTATCCCGCCCGCACCGCCCGCCCCCTTCCCGAGCCCGCGGGCCCGCAGGCCTGGAGCCTCGCGCACACGCAGGCCGGCGGCGGCTGGATCCTTGCCGGGTTCGCCTACTCGCCGCTCTGGCGCGCCGAGGCGGGCGGAAAGCCGGTGCCGACACGACGGGACGCCGCCGGCATGCTCGAGGTCGAGGCTCCGGGCGGAGATGCTCGGATCATGCTCTATCACCGCACCGGCCCGGCGGAGATGACCGGCGGTGTGCTCAGCATTGCCTCCGCGATCCTGCTGGCAATCGGGCTCGTGACCGAACGCGACCGGAGTCCTTCTCCTGGAACGACCCGCGCGATAGACTAGACGCTGAGACGCTATGGCACCCGAGACCCGCCCAACGGTCCGCTGCCCGATCTGTCGCGAGCTCCACAATCCTCGGGACATGCTGCAGGGCGAGTTGGTCCGTCCCCCCATCGTCGAGCTGATCCGCAAGACCTGCCCCGAGTGGGGTCCGGAGCAGCCCATTTGCTTTTCCTGCATGAGCCGCTCGCGGACCGAGTACGTCGCGCGCGTTCTCGAGGAGCAGCGGGGAGACCTCTCGCGCCTCAATGTCGAGACCCTTCGGAGCTTGCGGGAGCAGGAGGCGCTCGCGATCGACGTCAACGAGCGGTTCGACAGCCAGCTGACCTACGGAGAGCGGCTGGCCGACAAAGTCGCCGAATTCGGCGGCAGCTGGCGCTTCATCATCGGCTTCGGCGCCGTGCTCGTCGCGTGGATCACGATCAACACCGTGGCGCTACTCCGGCACCCCTTCGACCCCTACCCCTACATCCTCCTCAATCTCGTGCTCTCGTGCCTGGCCGCGATCCAGGCGCCCGTCATTATGATGAGCCAGAACCGGCAGGAGGCGAAGGACCGTCTCCACGCCCAGCACGACTACCAGGTCAATCTCAAGGCCGAGCTCGAGATTCGCCAGCTCCACTGGAAGCTCGACCAGCTCCTGACCGACCAGTGGCAGAAGCTGCTCCAGATCCAGCAAATCCAGACCGACCTGATGGAGGAGCTGGTCCACAAGCCAAAGCGCGGTCCCGCCCCCGCGCCCCAGAGCTGAGGGCCGCTAAGGCGAAGCGCCGACGGTGTGCGTGTGGCGCACGTGGCCATCGGCGTCGATGATGCGCACCGTCAGCGACGTGGCATCCACGGCGATTTCCCCGAAGTTCAGGACGCCGCCCAGCGCCCAGAGCGAGCGCGGGTTGAGGGCGTCGTCGAGCGGGCGAGGCCGCCCCATGGA includes these proteins:
- a CDS encoding DUF1003 domain-containing protein; its protein translation is MAPETRPTVRCPICRELHNPRDMLQGELVRPPIVELIRKTCPEWGPEQPICFSCMSRSRTEYVARVLEEQRGDLSRLNVETLRSLREQEALAIDVNERFDSQLTYGERLADKVAEFGGSWRFIIGFGAVLVAWITINTVALLRHPFDPYPYILLNLVLSCLAAIQAPVIMMSQNRQEAKDRLHAQHDYQVNLKAELEIRQLHWKLDQLLTDQWQKLLQIQQIQTDLMEELVHKPKRGPAPAPQS